From Coffea arabica cultivar ET-39 chromosome 2e, Coffea Arabica ET-39 HiFi, whole genome shotgun sequence, the proteins below share one genomic window:
- the LOC113731419 gene encoding uncharacterized protein: MKVFEVNGSTLCLALFVDVTNSKELLDSMQGGTLEPEVALLNALLIPDVFPVLAAAHKTLVAKSRQSLTTRTLHSELVYNYSGSKHISESLKRCGISESSTYILVARFSASADEMTAIEKLIEGREIDLDDLEGKANQSQIQKHYKISSLELEISSLADAITCRIAARDAL, encoded by the exons ATGAAGGTGTTCGAGGTAAATGGATCCACCCTCTGTCTTGCTCTCTTCGTCGACGTCACCAACTCCAA GGAACTCCTGGATTCAATGCAAGGTGGAACTTTGGAACCAGAAGTAGCATTGCTGAATGCATTACTT ATCCCAGATGTTTTCCCTGTTCTGGCTGCTGCACACAAGACGCTTGTAGCTAAATCAAGGCAGTCATTAACAACACGGACCCTGCATTCTGAGCTTGTCTATAATTATTCAGGTTCTAAGCAT ATCTCAGAATCCTTAAAGAGATGTGGCATCTCTGAAAGTTCAACCTACATCCTTGTGGCTCGGTTCAGTGCTTCTGCTGATGAG ATGACAGCCATAGAGAAACTGATAGAAGGAAGAGAGATCGATTTAGatgatttggaaggaaaagcaAATCAATCCCAAATACAGAag CACTACAAAATATCAAGCTTGGAGTTGGAGATATCTTCGCTTGCAGATGCCATAACTTGCAGGATCGCTGCCCGAGACGCATTGTGA
- the LOC113731418 gene encoding protein CYPRO4-like, with translation MGASQSREGLELSDSESEYDDDDKGEEESEDQYEDAAAGDRTPTKTSSSRSGSITLDEVDSRLKSLKLRYPASAPSPVSENAVKLYLHIGGNTPKAKWVVSDKLTFYKFIKTSKIDKSGGDHEEDWEEESEGEGFWVLKVGKKVRARVSTDMQLKFFGEQRRVDFVDHGVWALKFLADEEYRAFVTKFQDCLFENVYGLRATEDNKLKVYGKEFIGWVKPEESDDAMWEAADEGVWKSPKDSPAVVRESQDLLEEFEEAASDGGIQSLSLGALDNSFLVGDSGVQVVKNFSHGIHGKGVYVKFDNGGKRGSSSMGHSTPKKSLLMRGETNMLLMSPLKDGKPRSTGLHQLDIETGKIVTEWKFAKDGADITMRDITNDTKGSQLDPSESTFLGLDDNRLCQWDMRDRRGMVQNIASADSPVLNWSQGHQFSRGTNFQCFATAGDGSIVVGSLDGKIRLYSRTSMRQAKTAFPGLGSPITHVDVTYDGKWILGTTDTYLILICTLFTDKDGKTKTAFSGRAGNKIPAPRLLKLTPVDSHMAGADNKFHGGHFSWVTESGKQERHLVATVGKFSVIWNFQQVKNSAHHCYQNQQGLKSCYCYKIVLKDESIVESRFMHDKFAVSNSPEAPLVVATPMKVTSFSMSGKR, from the exons aTGGGCGCTTCGCAGAGTAGAGAAGGTCTCGAACTCTCCGACTCCGAGTCGGAGTACGACGACGATGATAAGGGGGAAGAAGAAAGCGAAGACCAATACGAAGACGCTGCTGCAGGGGATCGAACTCCGACTAAGACCTCATCGTCCCGCAGCGGATCAATAACACTAGACGAAGTTGATTCGAGGCTTAAGTCCCTGAAACTCAGGTATCCAGCTTCAGCCCCTTCCCCGGTTTCTGAAAACGCCGTAAAGCTTTACCTCCACATCGGAGGAAACACGCCCAAAGCCAAATGGGTAGTCTCTGATAAGCTTACTTTCTATAAGTTTATTAAGACATCGAAAATTGACAAGAGTGGTGGTGACCATGAGGAGGATTGGGAGGAGGAATCTGAGGGTGAGGGGTTTTGGGTTTTGAAGGTGGGGAAGAAAGTGAGGGCTAGGGTTTCTACCGATATGCAATTGAAGTTTTTCGGCGAGCAGAGGAGGGTTGATTTTGTGGATCATGGGGTTTGGGCTTTGAAATTTTTGGCTGATGAGGAGTATAGAGCTTTTGTCACTAAGTTTCAGGACTGCCTGTTTGAAAATGTGTATGGATTGAGGGCGACGGAAGACAATAAACTGAAGGTGTATGGAAAGGAGTTCATTGGGTGGGTTAAGCCAGAAGAATCGGACGATGCAATGTGGGAGGCTGCTGATGAGGGCGTCTGGAAGAGTCCAAAGGACAGCCCTGCAGTGGTTAGGGAGAGTCAGGACTTGCTGGAGGAATTTGAGGAGGCTGCTTCCGATGGTGGGATACAGAGCTTGTCCTTGGGGGCTCTTGATAATAGTTTTCTGGTGGGTGATTCGGGTGTTCAGGTGGTTAAGAATTTTAGCCATGGGATTCATGGTAAAGGTGTTTATGTCAAGTTTGATAACGGTGGAAAGAGGGGGAGTTCGAGTATGGGGCATTCAACTCCTAAAAAATCACTTTTAATGAGAGGTGAGACAAATATGTTGCTCATGAGTCCCTTGAAGGATGGGAAGCCTCGTTCGACCGGGCTTCATCAATTGGATATTGAGACTGGAAAAATTGTTACAGAGTGGAAGTTTGCAAAGGATGGTGCTGATATTACCATGAGGGACATTACTAATGATACAAAAGGCTCACAGTTGGATCCTTCTGAGTCAACATTCTTGGGATTGGACGATAATAGGTTGTGTCAATGGGATATGCGTGATAGGAGGGGGATGGTTCAGAACATAGCCAGTGCTGATTCACCCGTCTTGAATTGGTCTCAGGGGCATCAGTTTTCTAGAGGGACAAACTTTCAGTGCTTTGCAACTGCTGGTGATGGTTCAATTGTAGTTGGTTCACTTGATGGGAAGATTCGTTTATATTCTAGAACATCAATGAGGCAGGCGAAGACTGCCTTTCCTGGGCTTGGTTCACCTATAACCCATGTTGATGTTACTTATGATGGAAAGTGGATATTGGGCACAACTGATACCTATTTGATTTTGATATGCACTTTGTTTACGGATAAGGATGGCAAGACCAAAACAGCTTTTAGTGGTCGAGCTGGAAATAAAATCCCTGCGCCAAGATTATTGAAGCTGACTCCTGTGGATTCGCATATGGCTGGAGCAGATAATAAGTTTCATGGTGGCCATTTCTCATGG GTTACTGAAAGTGGCAAGCAGGAACGCCATTTGGTTGCTACAGTTGGAAAATTCAGTGTCATATGGAATTTCCAGCAGGTGAAGAATAGTGCACATCACTGCTACCAGAATCAGCAAGGGCTTAAGAGCTGTTACTGCTACAAGATAGTACTGAAGGATGAATCCATTGTCGAAAGCCGATTTATGCATGACAAATTTGCTGTTAGCAACTCTCCAGAGGCTCCACTTGTCGTGGCAACTCCAATGAAGGTTACTTCCTTCAGCATGTCTGGCAAGCGGTGA
- the LOC113729575 gene encoding ethylene-responsive transcription factor ERF109, with protein MQRSTKRLKQEGIPLTSSHATSILPPPLPPPPPPPPRMITSEQEVSVMVAALKNVIAGASTVTTTTPYADANTLHDFRLFPPSLFECATASSSSSSSSAFFNANNLVVPAAAVQTCQLCGYEGCLGCNYFSPSAAPVEDNNKKNGVKRKKKNYRGVRQRPWGKWAAEIRDPRKAARVWLGTFETAEDAARAYDRAAIEFRGPRAKLNFPFSDYTLDGHQSSSSPQQVPERDQHHHHHLPHKQLQPEIKAKNEIVDTSGMELGTSNGMEFWEAIGEEEIQQWMMMMDFQGHSSSSGSGNVHSA; from the coding sequence ATGCAGAGGTCAACCAAGAGGCTCAAACAAGAGGGAATCCCTTTGACCAGCTCCCATGCCACCTCCATCCTCCCGCCGCCActgcctcctcctcctcctcctcctccgcgTATGATCACCAGCGAGCAAGAAGTCTCCGTCATGGTGGCCGCTCTGAAGAATGTCATTGCTGGCGCCTCCactgtcaccaccaccaccccttATGCAGACGCAAATACACTCCACGACTTTAGACTCTTTCCGCCATCGTTATTCGAATGCGCCAcagcctcctcctcctcctcctcctcctctgctTTTTTCAATGCAAATAATCTAGTCGTGCCTGCTGCTGCAGTCCAGACTTGTCAGTTGTGCGGATACGAAGGCTGCTTGGGATGCAACTACTTCTCGCCCTCAGCCGCCCCAGTCGAGGATAATAACAAGAAAAATGGGGtcaagagaaagaagaagaactaCAGAGGAGTGAGACAGAGGCCGTGGGGGAAATGGGCTGCAGAGATAAGGGATCCTCGCAAGGCAGCTCGGGTTTGGCTTGGAACTTTTGAGACTGCCGAGGATGCTGCCCGGGCTTATGACCGCGCGGCCATTGAGTTCAGGGGTCCCAGAGCAAAGCTGAATTTCCCATTCTCCGATTATACGTTGGACGGCCACCAGAGTTCGAGCTCACCCCAACAGGTTCCAGAACGCGAtcaacatcatcatcatcatctgcCTCACAAGCAATTGCAGCCAGAAATTaaagctaaaaatgagattGTTGATACTTCTGGGATGGAGCTTGGGACCAGCAACGGTATGGAATTCTGGGAAGCGATCGGAGAAGAAGAGATTCAACAatggatgatgatgatggatTTCCAGGGCCATTCTTCATCATCTGGGAGTGGAAACGTTCATAGCGCTTAA
- the LOC113731420 gene encoding ceramide synthase LOH2 isoform X1 has product MIQSAALDSMWKADVVPSAWHFLLAVYFAVGFAVARFLFDKHLLQEVGEEMTVQRVATWLLSNGSIPLKINKARRMKIAKCSESLWKLTYYATVELSVLLVIYGEPWFTDIQEYFRGWPNQHLKPSIKLIYMCQCGFYIYSISALLTWETRRKDFAVMMSHHVVTVILISYSYITRFFRIGSIILALHDASDVFMEAAKVFKYSEKEFGASVCFGLFALSWLVLRLIYFPFWVIRSSSYYIVLCLNLSDTYDASLYYVFNTMLLTLLVFHIYWWFLICAMIMRQLKNRGKVGEDIRSDSEDDD; this is encoded by the exons atgatccAATCTGCTGCTCTGGATTCGATGTGGAAAGCCGATGTCGTCCCCAGCGCCTGGCATTTTCTGTTGGCGGTATATTTCGCAGTCGGTTTTGCCGTCGCCAGGTTTTTGTTTGATAAGCACCTCCTTCAG GAAGTGGGAGAGGAGATGACTGTGCAG AGGGTAGCAACATGGTTATTGAGCAATGGATCTATTCCACTGAAAATTAACAAGGCTAGAAGGATGAAGATTGCAAAATGTTCTGAGTCTTTGTGGAAGCTAACATATTATGCCACTGTTGAATTGTCTGTCCTATTGGTCATCTATGGTGAGCCGTGGTTCACAGATATACAGGAGTACTTCAGAGGGTGGCCAAACCAACACCTCAA GCCCTCTATAAAGCTCATCTACATGTGTCAATGTGGCTTCTACATCTACAGCATTTCTGCTTTACTTACTTGGGAAACACGCAGGAAAGATTTTGCAGTGATGATGTCCCATCATGTTGTCACTGTTATCTTGATTAGCTATTCATATATTACAAG GTTTTTCCGAATTGGCTCTATTATTCTTGCTTTGCATGATGCAAGCGATGTCTTCATGGAAGCTGCTAAAGTTTTTAAATATTCTGAGAAGGAATTTGGAGCTAGTGTATGCTTTGGGTTATTTGCTCTCTCATGGCTCGTGCTGAGGCTTATATACTTTCCATTTTGGGTCATAAGATCTTCAAG CTATTACATAGTTTTGTGCCTCAATTTATCAGACACTTATGATGCCTCCTTGTACTATGTGTTCAACACAATGCTATTGACGCTGCTTGTTTTCCACATTTACTGGTGGTTTCTCATATGTGCAATGATCATGAGACAGCTAAAAAACAGGGGAAAAGTTGGAGAAGATATACGTTCTG ACTCAGAGGATGATGACTAA
- the LOC113731420 gene encoding ceramide synthase LOH2 isoform X3 — MIQSAALDSMWKADVVPSAWHFLLAVYFAVGFAVARFLFDKHLLQRVATWLLSNGSIPLKINKARRMKIAKCSESLWKLTYYATVELSVLLVIYGEPWFTDIQEYFRGWPNQHLKPSIKLIYMCQCGFYIYSISALLTWETRRKDFAVMMSHHVVTVILISYSYITRFFRIGSIILALHDASDVFMEAAKVFKYSEKEFGASVCFGLFALSWLVLRLIYFPFWVIRSSSYYIVLCLNLSDTYDASLYYVFNTMLLTLLVFHIYWWFLICAMIMRQLKNRGKVGEDIRSDSEDDD, encoded by the exons atgatccAATCTGCTGCTCTGGATTCGATGTGGAAAGCCGATGTCGTCCCCAGCGCCTGGCATTTTCTGTTGGCGGTATATTTCGCAGTCGGTTTTGCCGTCGCCAGGTTTTTGTTTGATAAGCACCTCCTTCAG AGGGTAGCAACATGGTTATTGAGCAATGGATCTATTCCACTGAAAATTAACAAGGCTAGAAGGATGAAGATTGCAAAATGTTCTGAGTCTTTGTGGAAGCTAACATATTATGCCACTGTTGAATTGTCTGTCCTATTGGTCATCTATGGTGAGCCGTGGTTCACAGATATACAGGAGTACTTCAGAGGGTGGCCAAACCAACACCTCAA GCCCTCTATAAAGCTCATCTACATGTGTCAATGTGGCTTCTACATCTACAGCATTTCTGCTTTACTTACTTGGGAAACACGCAGGAAAGATTTTGCAGTGATGATGTCCCATCATGTTGTCACTGTTATCTTGATTAGCTATTCATATATTACAAG GTTTTTCCGAATTGGCTCTATTATTCTTGCTTTGCATGATGCAAGCGATGTCTTCATGGAAGCTGCTAAAGTTTTTAAATATTCTGAGAAGGAATTTGGAGCTAGTGTATGCTTTGGGTTATTTGCTCTCTCATGGCTCGTGCTGAGGCTTATATACTTTCCATTTTGGGTCATAAGATCTTCAAG CTATTACATAGTTTTGTGCCTCAATTTATCAGACACTTATGATGCCTCCTTGTACTATGTGTTCAACACAATGCTATTGACGCTGCTTGTTTTCCACATTTACTGGTGGTTTCTCATATGTGCAATGATCATGAGACAGCTAAAAAACAGGGGAAAAGTTGGAGAAGATATACGTTCTG ACTCAGAGGATGATGACTAA
- the LOC113731420 gene encoding ceramide synthase LOH2 isoform X2, with amino-acid sequence MIQSAALDSMWKADVVPSAWHFLLAVYFAVGFAVARFLFDKHLLQEVGEEMTVQRVATWLLSNGSIPLKINKARRMKIAKCSESLWKLTYYATVELSVLLVIYGEPWFTDIQEYFRGWPNQHLKPSIKLIYMCQCGFYIYSISALLTWETRRKDFAVMMSHHVVTVILISYSYITRFFRIGSIILALHDASDVFMEAAKVFKYSEKEFGASVCFGLFALSWLVLRLIYFPFWVIRSSRFASQTDTYDASLYYVFNTMLLTLLVFHIYWWFLICAMIMRQLKNRGKVGEDIRSDSEDDD; translated from the exons atgatccAATCTGCTGCTCTGGATTCGATGTGGAAAGCCGATGTCGTCCCCAGCGCCTGGCATTTTCTGTTGGCGGTATATTTCGCAGTCGGTTTTGCCGTCGCCAGGTTTTTGTTTGATAAGCACCTCCTTCAG GAAGTGGGAGAGGAGATGACTGTGCAG AGGGTAGCAACATGGTTATTGAGCAATGGATCTATTCCACTGAAAATTAACAAGGCTAGAAGGATGAAGATTGCAAAATGTTCTGAGTCTTTGTGGAAGCTAACATATTATGCCACTGTTGAATTGTCTGTCCTATTGGTCATCTATGGTGAGCCGTGGTTCACAGATATACAGGAGTACTTCAGAGGGTGGCCAAACCAACACCTCAA GCCCTCTATAAAGCTCATCTACATGTGTCAATGTGGCTTCTACATCTACAGCATTTCTGCTTTACTTACTTGGGAAACACGCAGGAAAGATTTTGCAGTGATGATGTCCCATCATGTTGTCACTGTTATCTTGATTAGCTATTCATATATTACAAG GTTTTTCCGAATTGGCTCTATTATTCTTGCTTTGCATGATGCAAGCGATGTCTTCATGGAAGCTGCTAAAGTTTTTAAATATTCTGAGAAGGAATTTGGAGCTAGTGTATGCTTTGGGTTATTTGCTCTCTCATGGCTCGTGCTGAGGCTTATATACTTTCCATTTTGGGTCATAAGATCTTCAAGGTTTGCTTCTCAAACAG ACACTTATGATGCCTCCTTGTACTATGTGTTCAACACAATGCTATTGACGCTGCTTGTTTTCCACATTTACTGGTGGTTTCTCATATGTGCAATGATCATGAGACAGCTAAAAAACAGGGGAAAAGTTGGAGAAGATATACGTTCTG ACTCAGAGGATGATGACTAA